In Macadamia integrifolia cultivar HAES 741 chromosome 5, SCU_Mint_v3, whole genome shotgun sequence, a single window of DNA contains:
- the LOC122079769 gene encoding uncharacterized protein LOC122079769 has protein sequence MLRRKAMSWRRVAKSAQALAAHGLLLCFTVLLVLKLDHIGHYSWWIIFSPLWLFHAVVARGRFSLPAPSLPHDRHWAPCHAIVATPLLVAFELLLCIFLDSIYVHGFSAVNLKIVFLPLLAFEVIILIDNFRMCRALMPGDEESMSDEAIWETLPHFWVAISMVFLVAATTFTLLKLCGDVGALGWWDLFINFGISECFAFLVCTKWSNPMIHRHSSTSEASSSSTAIRYLDWNSGLVVSSEEDQDQDRMCGLQDIGGHIMKVPLICFQILLCMRLEGTPSGARHIPIPALFSPLFLLQGAGVLFAFSRLVEKIVLLLRSEAGTGRYFIVSSRAHDCFGFLHHGSRLLGWWSIDEGNREEQARLYHAGTSGYNTFCGYPPEIVKKMPKKELAEEVWRLQAALGEQAEITKYSQQEFERLQNEKVLCRICFEGEISIVLLPCRHRVLCSTCSEKCKKCPICRVSVEERLPVYDV, from the exons ATGCTTCGAAGGAAAGCGATGAGCTGGAGGAGAGTTGCGAAATCTGCTCAGGCTCTCGCAGCCCATGGATTACTTCTTTGTTTCACAGTTTTGCTTGTGCTCAAGCTTGATCATATCGGTCATTACTCTTGGTG GATCATCTTCTCTCCACTTTGGCTGTTTCATGCTGTTGTCGCAAGAGGAAGATTCTCATTACCTGCTCCATCATTACCCCATGATCGTCAT TGGGCTCCTTGTCATGCCATTGTTGCAACACCGTTGCTGGTTGCATTTGAACTACTTCTTTGTATATTTCTTGACAGCATCTATG TTCACGGATTTTCAGCTGTTAACTTGAAGATtgtttttcttccccttttggcATTTGAAGTAATTATTCTCATAGACAACTTCAG GATGTGTAGGGCTTTAATGCCAGGAGATGAAGAGAGCATGAGCGATGAAGCAATATGGGAAACACTCCCT CACTTCTGGGTTGCAATCTCCATGGTTTTCCTTGTCGCTGCAACTACATTCACCCTCCTAAAACTATGCG GTGACGTAGGTGCACTTGGTTGGTGggatttatttataaattttgg CATTTCAGAGTGCTTTGCTTTTCTTGTTTGCACAAAGTGGTCTAATCCAATGATACATAGACATTCTTCTACTAGTGAAGCCAGTTCCTCTTCTACTGCAATTAGATACCTTGATTGGAATAGTGGTTTAGTCGTTTCTTCGGAAGAGGATCAGGACCAAGATAGAATGTGTGGTCTGCAGGACATTGGTGGCCATATTATGAAAGTTCCACTAATCTGTTTCCAGATCCTGCTCTGTATGCGCTTAGAG GGGACACCTTCTGGTGCTAGACATATCCCAATTCCAGCTctattctctcctctttttctacTGCAAGGTGCTGGAGTCTTGTTTGCATTCTCTAGGTTGGTGGAGAAGATTGTTCTTTTGCTGCGGAGTGAAGCCGGTACTGGGAGATATTTTATTGTCTCTTCAAGAGCTCATGATTGCTTTGGTTTCTTGCACCATGGTTCCAG GCTGCTTGGTTGGTGGTCAATTGATGAAGGAAATCGAGAGGAACAGGCTCGGCTGTACCATGCTGGGACCTCTGG GTATAACACTTTTTGTGGCTATCCACCTGAAATAGTGAAGAAAATGCCTAAGAAAGAACTTGCTGAGGAG GTTTGGAGACTACAGGCTGCTCTTGGCGAGCAAGCAGAAATCACAAAATATAGCCAGCAAGAGTTCGAAAGGCTCCAAAAT GAAAAGGTATTATGTAGGATTTGCTTTGAAGGAGAAATAAGTATAGTCTTGCTTCCATGTAGGCATCGCGTTCTTTGCAG CACCTGCAGTGAAAAGTGTAAAAAGTGCCCTATTTGCCGGGTCTCTGTTGAGGAGCGCTTGCCTGTATATGATGTGTAG